Sequence from the Saccharopolyspora pogona genome:
ACGATCGTGACCGCCAGACCGCCGTAGATGCTCCACAGCGCACCCGTGGTGTTGAACCGCTTCCAGAACAGCGAGTACAGCAGCGTCGGCAGGTTCGCCGAGGCCGCGACCGCGAACGCCAGCGCCACCAGGAACGCCACGTTCTGGCCGTTGGCCGCGATGCCGCCCAGGATCGACACGATGCCGATGACCACGGCGGTGATCCGGGCCACCTTGACCTCCTGGCCCTTGTCCTCGACCGCGCCCTTCTTGATCACGTTCGCGTAGATGTCGTGCGCGAACGAGGCGGACGCGGTGATGGTCAGGCCGGCGACGACCGCCAGGATCGTCGCGAACGCGACCGCGGAGATGAAGCCGAGCAGCAGCGGGCCGCCGATCTCCAGCGCCAGCAGCGGCGCGGCCGAGTTCGCCCCGCCCGGCGCCTTCTTGATCACGTCGGAGCCGACCAGCGCCCCGGCGCCGTAGCCCAGCACCAGCGTGAACAGGTAGAACAGGCCGATCAGCCAGATCGCCCAGACCACCGAGCGGCGGGCTTCCTTGGCGGTGGGCACGGTGTAGAAGCGCATCAGCACGTGCGGCAGACCCGCGGTGCCCAGCACCAGCGCGATGCCCAGCGAGACGAAGTCCAGCTTGCTGGTCTCGGTCTTGCCGTACTGGGCGCCGGGGTTGAGCAGCTTGTCGCCGCCCACGTCGGCGGCCGCGCCGAGCAGGCCGGACAGGTTGAAGCCGTACATGCCGAGCACCCAGATGGTCATCACGAAGGCGCCCGCGATCAGCAGCGCCGCCTTGATGATCTGCACCCAGGTGGTGCCCTTCATGCCGCCGACCAGCACGTACAGGATCATCAGCGCGCCGACGACGGCGATCACCGCGGCCTGGCCGGCCTTGTTGGTGATGCCCAGCAGGAGCGCGACCAGGCCACCGGCACCGGCCATCTGCGCGAGCAGGTAGAAGAACGTCACGGCCAGGGTGGACAGCGACGCGGCGGTGCGCACCGGACGTTCCTTCATCCGGAAGCTGAGCACGTCGCCCATCGTGTACTTGCCGGTGTTCCGCAGCAGCTCCGCGACCAGCAGCAGCGCCACCAGCCAGGCGACCAGGAACCCGATGGAGTACAGGAAACCGTCGTAGCCGTAGACCGCGATCGCCCCGGCGATGCCGAGGAACGACGCCGCCGAGAGGTAGTCACCGGCGATCGCGATGCCGTTCTGCGGGCCGGTGAACGCGCGGCCGGCCGCGTAGTAGTCGGAGGCCGTCTTGGTGTTCCGGCTGGCCCGGAACACGATGACCATCGTGACCACGACGAACAGCCCGAAGATGGCGATGTTCAGCAGGCTGTTGTCCGCGGTCTTGCTCTGGGCCAGCGGGGACAGTGCGGCGATCACTTCTGGCCTCCTTCGACGGCGCTGTCCTTCTTGACGTCGTCCTTCTCCGCGGCGGCGTCGGCCGCGTCCTTCTCATCGACCTCGTCCCTGCCGTCGTCGGCCGAGGTCTGGTCGGCGCCGTCGGACTTCTCGGCGCCGTCGGACTTCTCGGTGCCGTCGGGCTTCTCGGCGTCGTCGGGCTTCTCGGCGCCGTCGGACTTCTCGGCGCCGTCGGACTTCTCGGCGCCGTCGGACTTCTCGGCGCCGTCGGACTTCTCGGCGCCGTCGGCCGGGTCGGCGGCGTCCGCCAGGCCCGTCGTGGCGACCGGGACCTTCTCGCCCGCGCCGCCTTCGAGGTTGTCCCGGATCTCCTCGGCGACCGGGTCGAGGTTCCGGTTGGCGTACCGCACGTACCAGGTAGTGATGGCGAACGTGGACACGAACTGCAGCAGGCCCAGCACGAGACCGACGTTGATGTTGCCGACCAGCTTGATGCTCATGAAGCCGTGCGCGTAGTCGGCGAGCAGCACGTAGACCAGATACCAGGCCAAGAACAGTGCCGAGACCGGAAAGACGAAGTTGCGCAGTCTGCGTCGCAGGTTGGTGAATTCGGGGCTGCTTTGAGCAGCGGCCCAGGTTTCGGCGTCAATACCGGACCCGGACCCGATTTGGTCCGTGGCGCTCACAGCGTTCCTCCCACAAGAAAAGGCGCCGCTCCCGGCGCCGCCGGTACGGGAGCCTGCTGAATCATTTCAACGCGGGAACGCTACGTAGTTCCACCGCTGCTGTGAAGGCCCGTTGGGAGTATGCAAGCTAACGATCGAGTGAAGTTGACTCGGGGCATCAAGACGCATCGAATTACGCCTGACCACGACGATTTCACCCGTTCAGCCTATTGATTTTTAACTGGTTCAGAAATTGAAGCGCGAATAATAATTACATTTGATTCAAAAATTACTCAACCAACACAAAGCACACGCTGGGTGATCACGGTCAGCGTTGGTGGCGGCCCTTGGTCGGCTCCGGGTTCGCGGTGCCCGCGGTGAGCCGGCCGTCGACGAAACCGAGCCGGTCGGGTGCGTGCAGCCGCAACATCACCCGCCCCACCTCGGCCGGGACCCGCGCCCGGGTCGCGCGGCTGACCGAGTAGGTCACCGCGAACGCGATCGGCACGGTGACCAGCGCCGGCTGCCTGACCAGCGTCGCCCACCAGCTGTCCGAGTCCTCGGCGAAGTGCGAGCACGCCACCGCGATCAGCACCAGGCTCCCGCCCGCCACCATGCCGCTGGCCGCCCCCGTCGCGGTGAGCCCGCGCCACCAGATCCCCAGGACCAGCACCGGGCAGAACGTCGAAGCCGCCATCGCGAAGGCCAGCCCCACGCTGCGCGCGATGTCGTGGTTGTCCGCAGGCAGCGCCAACAGCGTCGGCACCAGGCAGGCCACCACGGCGGCCAGCCGGAAGTCGAGCGTCCTGCCGCACACCACGTCGCGCGAGGACAGCACCCCGGCCACGCTCACCACCAGCCCCGACGAGGTCGACAGGAAGGCAGCGAAGGCCCCGGCCGCGGTGATCGCCGCGAGCAGCCCGCCCAACCAGTTGCCCAGCATCGCCTGCGGCAGCAGCAGAACCGCCGCATCGGTCTCGCCGGTGACCAGCAACTGCGGCACGTACAGCCGGGACAGCAGCCCGAAGATCGTCGGGAACAGGTAGAACACGCCGAGCATGGCCAGCACGAAGAGGGTGGTGCGGCGCGCGCCGGTCCCGCTCGGATTGGTGTAGAAGCGGGCCAGCACGTGCGGCAGGCCCATCGTGCCCAGGAAAGTCGCGACGAGCACCGAATACGTTTCGAGCAGCCTGGAAAGCCCGTCGCCGTGCGGCCGCAGCCAACTGGCGTTGTCCGGTTCGGCCGCCGAGACGACCGGAACCGCCGTGCCCGCAGGGAACCGCAGCTCGGTGCCAGCCGTCATCGAGTACTCGCCGGACTGCAGGTAGATCGGGCCCGAGTCGTCGGCCAGCCACACCGGCTGGCTCACCCGCAACCGCACGTCGGTGTCGATGCACACCGCCGTGTCGCGCTGGAAGACCGGCGGCATCGGTTCGTCGAGCGTCCGGTGCGGCGCCCCGTTGAGGAACACCGCGAACAGCGCGAACGCGGGCACCGTGATCGCGAACAGCTTCACCCAGTACTGGAAGGCCTGCACCAGCGTGACGGCCCGCAGCGCGCCGGTGGCCACAATGAGCAGCACGATCACCGCGACCGCGAAAACCCCTACCCAGTAAGGAAGTCCGACGATCGCCGCCAGAGTCAGCCCGGCGCCCTGCAGCTGCGGCACCAGGTAGAGCCAGCCGATCAGCACCACCAGCGCGGTGCACAGCGACCGCAGCCGCAGCGAATCCAGCCGGGCCTCGGCGAAATCTGGCAACGTGTACGCACCGGAGCGGCGCATCGGCGCGGCGACGAACAGCATCAACGCCAGGTACCCGGCCGCGAAGCCGATCGGGTACCAGAGCGCGTCCACGCCGTCCTTGAGCACCAGTCCCGCGACACCCAGGAATGACGCCGCCGACAGGTACTCACCCGAGATCGCGACCGCGTTGCGCTCTTCGCGCACCAGTTGCCGCGCGGCGGAGAAGTCGGACGTGGTGCGCGCCGACCGGGAACCCCAGATCCCGATGCCCAGGGTCGCCGCGACGATCAGCACGACGCCTAGCAGGGACCAAGAACTCGAAACCATCGCGCCGCGCCGCCCCAGGAAGGTGGAAATCCGTCGTCGATCATGCGGGTCACTGCTCCACCATGTGGATGAAGTCCCGCTCGTGCCGCTCCGCGTTCCGGGTGCACAGGTACCCGATCAGCACCAGGAACGGATAGACCAGCACGCCGAGCAGCAGCCACGTCACCCGGAAGCCCAGCACCTCCAGGTCGCCGATCGCCGGCACCGACCAGAACAGCAACGGCAGCCCCAGCAGCACGGCCGCCACCACCCCGGTCAGCACCAGCGCGCTGCGCAGCTGCACCTTCACCAGGTGCCGGACCAGCACCTCGCCGACGCTGGTCTGCTCCTCCAGCTCCATGATGGTGCGCGCGACCTGCCGGGTGCGGCGGTCGGCGAGCACCACGCGCTTGCGGCGCGGCCGGGGCGTGCCGTCCCCCAGCCGTGCCCGGATGTCGAAGCCGTGGTCCGGGCTCATTCCGGCGAACCGCGGTTCACTGCTGGCCCCAGCCCTGCCGCGGCGCCCGGACCAGCCGGTCCTTCAGCTCGCGGGTGTGCCGGCGGCTGACCGGCAGTTCCTTGGACGGCCCGCCGCCGAGCACCACCGAATACCCGGACGACGACATGCGCAGCTCGGTGACCAGCGGTAGCGACACCAGGAACGACCGGTGGATGCGCAGGAAACCGGCTTCCGCCCAGCGCTCTTCCAGCTGCGCCAACGGGATTCGCACCAGGTGCGAGTCCTCGGCCGTGTGCAGCCTGGCGTAGTCGCCCTGCGCCTCGACCCAGCGCACGTCCTTGCGGGGGATCATCCGGGTGGTTCCGGCCAGCTCGACCGGGATGACCTCGTCGGCGTCGGCCGCCGGGGCCTCCAGCGCGCGCGTGCCCTTGGCCGCCTGGGCCTTGTTCTTCTCGATCGTGCGCAGCGCGCGGTCGATGCGTTCGGCGTTGGCCGGCTTCATGATGTAGTCCAGCGCGCCGACCTCGAACGCCTCCAGCGCGTTCTCCTCGTGTCCGGTGATGAACACCAGGGCCGGTGGATTGCGGAAGGCGGTGAGCACCCTGGCCAGTTCCATCCCGCTCAGCCCGGGCATCGAGACGTCCGCGAATACTGCGTCCACAATGGACGCATCGTCGTCGCGTCGGCCGATCAGCTCGGGGTCGTCGCTGCGCAGCAGGCGCAGCGCTTCGGCCGCGTCGAACGCGGTCAGCACCCGCCCGACCCGCGAGTTGTTGCCGAGCAGGTACTTCATCTCGTCCAGCCCGGCCATCTCGTCATCGACGGCCAGAACGACGAGCCCCGCTGGATTCTCTCGTGTACTCACTGCAACGCCATATCCTGCCGCGCCCACGGCGCACTGTGTCCATGATCGAGTATCGGCTCCCACCCGCCGGAGCGGCCCCCGGCCACGCCAGTCGCCGAGTGAGGTCAGTCACGCCTGCCAACCAAACTAGTTGCTAACGGAGAGCACAGGACAGCAGGGGGTGCACAGCGTGAAATTCCGCTCAGCAGCAACGATTTTAGCCTGATCAGCCTATTGCATAGAGCTGAACGAGTGAGCCCTTCCGCAACAAGATCTACGCAGTGCGATCACACCGATTACCCTGCGTTCGCAAGGGATTCGTCGAGATCAAATCGTGGCTCCGCCCGGGTCCGTGAGTACTTTTGGATGCTCTATAGCGCCCAAAGTACTCGCGGCCGCTGATCCCCCTTCAGCTTCCAGGAAGTACGGCCGCATCTCCCGAAAGACCGCCCTTCGCGGTGATCTCCGCAGAGGCTGTTCGGCAAGGGGTTGCCTCGAGGTCGGTAGGGCGGGTTCTTGTCTCTGAAGCGGTGCGGCCGCTTGACCCACCCCCCGCAGCCGGCGCCGCCGCAGGTTCTCAACAGTGCCTTGCGGGGACACCCCGCACCTCGAGCTTTTCCCGAGAGGACAGCCCCGACGCGACGTAATGGACTACGTGCGTCGGGGCTCCCGGGTTTGAGAAGGCATCTAAGGTTCCGCCACCCGCACCGCCAAGCAAGGCGAGTCCGGAAACACGTTCACAGCCCGAAGCGGTTCCACATGGCGCGGTGCTCCAGCGCCTCCACGGCGGCCAGCACGGAATCCGCACCGCTGCGGCCGAAACCGACCGACGACGCCATGCCCAGCCGGGCCAGCAGCGGCTTGCGCGGCTCCACCGTCAGCAGGTGCGCTTCCGGGAACTTCTGCTTCACGATGTCCCGCAGCGTGCCCAAACCGTCGACTAGACCGAACTCCTCGGCCTTCGTGCCGGTCCAGATCTCGCCGGAGAAAAGGTCGTCGTCAGAGCCGTTCAGCTTGCCGCCGCGGCGCTTGCGCACCCAGGCCCGGAACTGCTCGTGCAGCTCGTCCTGCAGTCCGCGCAGCCACTGCACGTCCTCTTCCTTCTCCGGGCCGAACGGGTCGAGCCGTACCTTGTGCGTGCCGGCGGTGTGCACCCGGCGCTCCACGCCGAGCTTCTCCAACAACCCGGTGAGCCCGAAGCTGGCGCTGACCACGCCGACGGAACCGACCAGCGACGTCGGGTGCGCGTAGATCTCGTCGGCCGCGCAGGCCAGCCAGTAGCCGCCGGAGGCCGCGACGTCCTCGCAGAACGCCAGCACCGGCACCTGCTTCTCCTCGGCCAGGCCCCGGATCCGGTCGGACACCAGCGCCGACTGGGTCGCCGACCCGCCCGGCGAGTTAATCGACAGCACCACGGCGCTGAGCCGGTCGTGCCCGAACGCGCGGGTCAGCGCGGATTCCACGGTCTGCAGCGAAATCGTCGACCGGCTCATCGGCGACGGCGTCGGCGTGATGACGCCGTGCAGCTTCACCACGGCGACCACCGGCCCGCGCTCGGCGCGCTCGGCGAGCTTGCCGGGCAGCTTCGAGGACAACTTCCCGGCCAACATGTCGGTGAACTTCTGCGGCGCCTTCTCGTCCATACCTCGACGTTACCGGCTCAGCTGCGGCCCGGCCGCCAACCCGACGCCCGGATCGTCGATCACCTGCGGCGGCACCGGCCGGACGCCCGGCGCGAACTTCGGCACCCGCATGATGACCTTCATGCCCGCGCCCCTCTCGGTCTCCACGACCAGGCCGTAGTCGTTGCCGAAGGTCGCCCGCATCCGGTTGTTGATGTTGCCGAGCCCGACGTGCGCGCCGGTCAGGTGCGCGTTGGCCAGTTCCGCGTCGAGCAGCTCCGGGTCCATCCCGATGCCGTCGTCGTCCACGCTGATCAGTGCCTCGGTGCCGTTGTCCTCGGCGATCACCGACACGGTGCCGCCGCCAGGCTTGTTCGCCAGTCCGTGCCGGACGGCGTTCTCCACCAGCGGTTGCAGCGCCAGGAAAGGCACCACCACCGGCAGCACCTCCGGGGCGATCTTGAGCCGCACGTTCAGCCGGTCCGGCCCGAAGCGGGCGCTCTCCAGCGTGAGGTAGCGGTCGATGTTGCGGATCTCGTCGGCCAGCGTGGTGTAGAGCCCGCTGGTGCGGAACGAGTAGCGAGTGAAGTCGGCGAACTCCTGTAGCAGGTCCCGCGCGTGCTCCGGGTCGGTGCGGATCAGCGAGCCGATGGTGTTCAGCGCGTTGTAGATGAAGTGCGGCGAGATCTGCGCCCGCAGCGCGCGCACCTCGGCCTTGGCCAGCCGCTCCTTGGACTCCTGCAGTTCGGCCAGTTCCAGCTGGGTCGACACGTGGTTGGCGACCTCGGCGGCCGCGCGCAGCAGCCGCTTGCGGTCGCCGTCCGCGACGATGGTCAGCGCGCCGCGGCTTTCGCCCTCGACCTCCAGCGGCACCACCACGGCGTGCCGCATCGGGCAGGGCCGGTGGTCGCAGATCACGTCGCCGTGGTCGAGGAACTCGCGCTTGCCGGTGCGCAGCACCTGCTCGATCTTGGGCCGCAGGTCGGCGTAGTGGTAGTTGGCCTCGCCGTCCCAGCTCAGCAGGGTGCCGTCGGCGTCGACGATGCCGACGGCGACGCACGCCAGCAGCGCCCGCAGGTGCGGCGCTGTCTTGTCGGCGGATTCCTGGTTCAGCCCGGCCCGGAGGTGGGGGGCCGCACTGGTCACCCGGTGCAACGCCGACAGCGTGGCGTCCTCTGCGGAGGTGCTCACCCGTCGCGCCCGGCACAGCAGCACGAACATGCCGAGCACGGCGAGTGCGGCGAGCGTGGTCAGGACCGTCCGCTCAGTCAACATCTCGGGCACAACATCAATCTTCACGGCCGCCACGCATGGAATCAAGGCGACTACGCTCAGTGCACCGTTTCCGTCGATAAGCGGTACCTCACTATTCCATTCAGCGGAAAGTAATGACTCGACCAGCGGCAACGTCCTGTGCACAACCGGGCCAGTTGTCCACAGGCTGTGGACAACTACTTCAGCAATCGGGACAACCGGCG
This genomic interval carries:
- a CDS encoding solute symporter family protein; translated protein: MVIVFRASRNTKTASDYYAAGRAFTGPQNGIAIAGDYLSAASFLGIAGAIAVYGYDGFLYSIGFLVAWLVALLLVAELLRNTGKYTMGDVLSFRMKERPVRTAASLSTLAVTFFYLLAQMAGAGGLVALLLGITNKAGQAAVIAVVGALMILYVLVGGMKGTTWVQIIKAALLIAGAFVMTIWVLGMYGFNLSGLLGAAADVGGDKLLNPGAQYGKTETSKLDFVSLGIALVLGTAGLPHVLMRFYTVPTAKEARRSVVWAIWLIGLFYLFTLVLGYGAGALVGSDVIKKAPGGANSAAPLLALEIGGPLLLGFISAVAFATILAVVAGLTITASASFAHDIYANVIKKGAVEDKGQEVKVARITAVVIGIVSILGGIAANGQNVAFLVALAFAVAASANLPTLLYSLFWKRFNTTGALWSIYGGLAVTIVLIVFSPAVSGAEDAMFPSLDFALFPLKNPGLVSIPVSFLLGYLGTVLSKEPFNSEKYAEMEVRSLTGVGAEKAISH
- a CDS encoding sodium/solute symporter; amino-acid sequence: MVSSSWSLLGVVLIVAATLGIGIWGSRSARTTSDFSAARQLVREERNAVAISGEYLSAASFLGVAGLVLKDGVDALWYPIGFAAGYLALMLFVAAPMRRSGAYTLPDFAEARLDSLRLRSLCTALVVLIGWLYLVPQLQGAGLTLAAIVGLPYWVGVFAVAVIVLLIVATGALRAVTLVQAFQYWVKLFAITVPAFALFAVFLNGAPHRTLDEPMPPVFQRDTAVCIDTDVRLRVSQPVWLADDSGPIYLQSGEYSMTAGTELRFPAGTAVPVVSAAEPDNASWLRPHGDGLSRLLETYSVLVATFLGTMGLPHVLARFYTNPSGTGARRTTLFVLAMLGVFYLFPTIFGLLSRLYVPQLLVTGETDAAVLLLPQAMLGNWLGGLLAAITAAGAFAAFLSTSSGLVVSVAGVLSSRDVVCGRTLDFRLAAVVACLVPTLLALPADNHDIARSVGLAFAMAASTFCPVLVLGIWWRGLTATGAASGMVAGGSLVLIAVACSHFAEDSDSWWATLVRQPALVTVPIAFAVTYSVSRATRARVPAEVGRVMLRLHAPDRLGFVDGRLTAGTANPEPTKGRHQR
- a CDS encoding LytR/AlgR family response regulator transcription factor is translated as MAGLDEMKYLLGNNSRVGRVLTAFDAAEALRLLRSDDPELIGRRDDDASIVDAVFADVSMPGLSGMELARVLTAFRNPPALVFITGHEENALEAFEVGALDYIMKPANAERIDRALRTIEKNKAQAAKGTRALEAPAADADEVIPVELAGTTRMIPRKDVRWVEAQGDYARLHTAEDSHLVRIPLAQLEERWAEAGFLRIHRSFLVSLPLVTELRMSSSGYSVVLGGGPSKELPVSRRHTRELKDRLVRAPRQGWGQQ
- a CDS encoding S49 family peptidase; the encoded protein is MDEKAPQKFTDMLAGKLSSKLPGKLAERAERGPVVAVVKLHGVITPTPSPMSRSTISLQTVESALTRAFGHDRLSAVVLSINSPGGSATQSALVSDRIRGLAEEKQVPVLAFCEDVAASGGYWLACAADEIYAHPTSLVGSVGVVSASFGLTGLLEKLGVERRVHTAGTHKVRLDPFGPEKEEDVQWLRGLQDELHEQFRAWVRKRRGGKLNGSDDDLFSGEIWTGTKAEEFGLVDGLGTLRDIVKQKFPEAHLLTVEPRKPLLARLGMASSVGFGRSGADSVLAAVEALEHRAMWNRFGL
- a CDS encoding GAF domain-containing sensor histidine kinase, translating into MLTERTVLTTLAALAVLGMFVLLCRARRVSTSAEDATLSALHRVTSAAPHLRAGLNQESADKTAPHLRALLACVAVGIVDADGTLLSWDGEANYHYADLRPKIEQVLRTGKREFLDHGDVICDHRPCPMRHAVVVPLEVEGESRGALTIVADGDRKRLLRAAAEVANHVSTQLELAELQESKERLAKAEVRALRAQISPHFIYNALNTIGSLIRTDPEHARDLLQEFADFTRYSFRTSGLYTTLADEIRNIDRYLTLESARFGPDRLNVRLKIAPEVLPVVVPFLALQPLVENAVRHGLANKPGGGTVSVIAEDNGTEALISVDDDGIGMDPELLDAELANAHLTGAHVGLGNINNRMRATFGNDYGLVVETERGAGMKVIMRVPKFAPGVRPVPPQVIDDPGVGLAAGPQLSR